From a single Alloactinosynnema sp. L-07 genomic region:
- the gatC gene encoding Asp-tRNA(Asn)/Glu-tRNA(Gln) amidotransferase subunit GatC, producing the protein MPSISRDEVAHLARLARLAVTEEELDLFAGQLDQIVQAVAKVGDVADQDIPPTSHSVPLTNVFRRDLVRPGLTQQQALAAAPAAEDGRFRVPRILGEEA; encoded by the coding sequence GTGCCAAGCATCTCCCGTGACGAGGTTGCCCACCTCGCCAGACTGGCCAGGTTGGCCGTCACCGAAGAAGAGCTCGACCTGTTCGCGGGCCAGCTCGACCAGATCGTGCAGGCCGTGGCCAAGGTCGGCGACGTCGCTGACCAGGACATTCCGCCCACGTCGCACTCGGTGCCGTTGACCAACGTGTTCCGCCGCGACCTCGTCCGTCCCGGGCTCACCCAGCAGCAGGCACTCGCCGCGGCGCCCGCCGCCGAGGACGGGCGCTTCCGCGTGCCGCGCATCCTCGGGGAGGAAGCATGA
- the gatB gene encoding Asp-tRNA(Asn)/Glu-tRNA(Gln) amidotransferase subunit GatB has protein sequence MTATVELMDYDEVIERFNPVLGLEVHVELNTNTKMFCGCANTFGGEPNTQVCPVCLGLPGALPVLNAIGVESAIRIGLALNCEIAEWCRFARKNYFYPDMPKNFQTSQYDEPIAFNGYLDVTLDDGEVVRVEIERAHMEEDTGKSLHVGGATGRIHGAEHSLLDYNRAGVPLIEIVTKTIEGTGARAPEVARAYVNTLRDLLKALDVSDVRMDQGSLRCDANVSLMAKDATEFGTRTETKNVNSLRSVERAVRHEMTRQAAILVQGGSILQETRHFEEASGTTRAGRRKETSEDYRYFPEPDLVPIAPSREWVEELRLTLPEPPAVRRKRVQAEWQLSDLELRDLVNAGAIDLVAATVEAGAPPAEARSWWVSYLSQSANNQGVELGALAISPAQVAKVIALVADGSLTNKLAREVVDGVLAGEGEPEQVVEQRGLKVVSDDSALYAAIDEALAAQPDVAAKIRDGKVAAAGAIVGAVMKTTKGQADAKRVRELILERCGA, from the coding sequence GTGACCGCCACCGTGGAGCTGATGGACTACGACGAGGTCATCGAGCGGTTCAACCCGGTGCTGGGCCTGGAGGTCCACGTCGAGCTGAACACCAACACGAAGATGTTCTGCGGCTGCGCGAACACCTTCGGCGGCGAGCCGAACACCCAGGTCTGCCCGGTGTGCCTCGGCCTGCCCGGCGCGCTGCCGGTGCTCAACGCGATCGGGGTCGAGTCGGCCATCCGCATCGGCCTCGCGCTCAACTGCGAGATCGCCGAGTGGTGCCGGTTCGCCAGGAAGAACTACTTCTACCCGGACATGCCGAAGAACTTCCAGACCTCGCAGTACGACGAGCCGATCGCCTTCAACGGCTACCTCGACGTCACGCTGGACGACGGCGAGGTCGTGCGCGTGGAGATCGAGCGCGCGCACATGGAGGAGGACACCGGCAAGTCGCTCCATGTCGGAGGCGCGACTGGTCGAATCCATGGTGCCGAGCACTCGCTGCTCGACTACAACCGCGCCGGGGTGCCGCTGATCGAGATCGTCACCAAGACGATCGAGGGCACCGGCGCCCGCGCGCCGGAGGTGGCCCGCGCCTACGTCAACACCCTGCGCGACCTGCTCAAGGCGCTCGACGTGTCCGACGTGCGGATGGACCAGGGCTCGCTGCGCTGCGACGCGAACGTATCGCTGATGGCCAAGGACGCCACCGAGTTCGGCACCCGCACCGAGACCAAGAACGTCAACTCGCTGCGCAGCGTCGAGCGGGCCGTGCGCCACGAGATGACGCGGCAGGCGGCGATCCTGGTGCAGGGTGGCTCGATCCTGCAGGAGACCCGGCACTTCGAGGAGGCGTCGGGCACCACCCGCGCCGGTCGCCGCAAGGAGACCTCGGAGGACTACCGGTACTTCCCGGAGCCCGACCTGGTCCCGATCGCCCCGTCCCGCGAGTGGGTCGAGGAGCTGCGGCTGACCCTGCCGGAGCCGCCCGCCGTGCGCCGCAAGCGGGTGCAGGCCGAGTGGCAGCTGTCGGACCTGGAGCTGCGCGACCTGGTCAACGCCGGTGCGATCGACCTGGTCGCGGCCACCGTCGAAGCGGGCGCTCCGCCCGCCGAGGCCCGGTCGTGGTGGGTGTCGTACCTGAGCCAATCGGCCAACAACCAGGGCGTCGAGCTGGGCGCGCTGGCCATCAGCCCGGCCCAGGTCGCCAAGGTGATCGCCCTGGTCGCGGACGGCTCGCTGACCAACAAGCTCGCGCGCGAGGTCGTCGACGGCGTCCTGGCGGGCGAAGGCGAGCCCGAGCAGGTCGTGGAGCAGCGCGGCCTCAAGGTCGTCTCCGACGACTCGGCCCTCTACGCCGCGATCGACGAGGCCCTGGCCGCCCAGCCTGATGTGGCCGCCAAGATCCGCGACGGCAAGGTCGCCGCCGCGGGCGCCATCGTCGGCGCTGTCATGAAGACCACCAAGGGCCAGGCCGACGCCAAGCGCGTCCGCGAACTGATCCTGGAGCGCTGCGGCGCCTGA
- a CDS encoding alpha/beta fold hydrolase gives MREHDLTSADGTRLRGWHTESDGPVVLLCPGLGTIPEAWPALLLPSSGVRVISWYHRGTMGSERPTDPDRITLDDHVADAIAVMDAAGVQRCVVMGWSMGVMVAAELATRHPERVSGLMLAAGVPGDLFGAMLGLPGVPVAVRRPVARTIAQGLRAAGPVIDAVLHRVPVNRLTASALQHSGFMLPGADTGDVVRAMRRFLHHDWRWYLTLALALADVPNRDLTGVTCPVTVLGARYDLLADPSFTARAAAVLPQARIKVVPTSHFLPLEDPLTIVEELNLLLDRVAADQSLTGHSRTSS, from the coding sequence ATGCGTGAACACGACCTCACCAGCGCCGACGGCACCCGGCTCCGCGGCTGGCACACCGAGTCCGACGGGCCGGTCGTGCTGCTCTGCCCTGGGCTCGGCACGATCCCCGAGGCCTGGCCCGCGCTGCTGCTGCCGTCCTCGGGCGTGCGGGTCATCAGCTGGTACCACCGCGGCACCATGGGCTCCGAGCGGCCGACCGACCCCGACCGGATCACCCTCGACGACCACGTCGCCGATGCCATCGCCGTCATGGACGCCGCCGGGGTCCAGCGGTGCGTCGTGATGGGCTGGTCGATGGGGGTCATGGTGGCCGCCGAGTTGGCCACCCGGCACCCTGAGCGGGTGTCGGGGCTGATGCTGGCCGCGGGCGTGCCCGGCGACCTGTTCGGCGCCATGCTCGGCCTGCCCGGCGTGCCCGTCGCGGTCCGCCGCCCGGTCGCCCGCACGATCGCGCAAGGCCTGCGCGCCGCCGGTCCGGTCATCGACGCCGTGCTGCACCGCGTCCCGGTCAACCGGCTCACCGCGAGCGCCCTGCAGCACAGCGGCTTCATGCTCCCCGGCGCCGACACCGGCGACGTCGTGCGCGCCATGCGCCGATTCCTGCACCACGACTGGCGCTGGTACCTGACGCTGGCTTTGGCCCTGGCCGACGTGCCGAACCGCGACCTGACCGGCGTCACCTGCCCGGTCACCGTCCTCGGCGCCCGCTACGACCTGCTGGCCGACCCGAGCTTCACCGCCCGGGCCGCCGCGGTGCTCCCGCAGGCGCGGATCAAGGTGGTGCCGACCAGCCACTTCCTGCCGCTGGAGGACCCGCTGACCATCGTCGAGGAACTGAACCTGCTGCTCGACCGGGTGGCCGCCGACCAGTCGCTCACGGGACATTCACGGACGTCCTCCTAG
- a CDS encoding 2-hydroxyacid dehydrogenase, giving the protein MTVTVLVPDEHGVAALAGVEGIRVLAHSPELPPDGVDAQVLVPDFLGGSAIALLDRLPDLRLVQLLTTGADSWVGKLPPHIMLSTGRGAHGGSTAEWVVGALLAVYRELIDFDIARRAGQWTPHITDTLQDKRILVIGAGDLGQQLHRRLDAFDAHTTLVGSQARAGVRGIDEVADLLPGHDAVVLMVPLTPATTGLVDAAFLARMRDGAILVNAARGPVVDADALLAELTSGRLRAALDVTDPEPLPPGHPLWTAPNVLITPHVAGSCHGHRERAYRVAAAEITRFVNGENPRNLVKGLY; this is encoded by the coding sequence GTGACGGTCACTGTGTTGGTTCCAGATGAGCACGGGGTCGCGGCGCTGGCCGGGGTCGAGGGTATTCGCGTGCTGGCGCACTCGCCCGAACTGCCGCCCGACGGCGTTGACGCGCAGGTGCTCGTCCCCGACTTCCTCGGCGGTTCGGCGATCGCCCTGCTCGACCGGCTGCCCGACCTGCGGCTGGTGCAACTGCTCACCACGGGCGCCGACTCGTGGGTGGGCAAGCTGCCGCCGCACATCATGCTGTCCACCGGCCGCGGCGCCCACGGCGGCAGCACCGCGGAGTGGGTGGTCGGCGCGCTGCTGGCGGTCTACCGCGAGCTGATCGACTTCGACATCGCGCGGCGAGCCGGTCAGTGGACCCCGCACATCACCGACACGTTGCAGGACAAGCGAATCCTGGTGATCGGCGCGGGCGACCTCGGTCAGCAGCTGCACCGCAGGCTCGACGCGTTCGACGCGCACACCACCCTCGTCGGCAGCCAGGCACGCGCGGGCGTGCGCGGGATCGATGAGGTCGCGGACCTGTTGCCCGGGCACGACGCGGTGGTGCTGATGGTGCCGCTCACCCCGGCCACGACCGGCCTGGTCGACGCGGCTTTCCTGGCCCGCATGCGCGACGGCGCGATCCTGGTCAACGCCGCGCGCGGCCCCGTGGTCGACGCCGACGCGCTGCTCGCCGAACTCACCTCGGGCAGACTGCGCGCCGCGCTGGACGTCACCGACCCGGAGCCGCTCCCACCCGGACATCCACTGTGGACCGCGCCGAACGTGCTGATCACCCCGCACGTCGCCGGAAGCTGCCACGGCCACCGCGAGCGCGCCTATCGGGTCGCCGCGGCCGAGATAACCCGGTTCGTCAATGGGGAGAACCCTCGCAATCTCGTCAAGGGACTCTATTAA
- a CDS encoding GNAT family N-acetyltransferase: MTSGSECSVSQSAIEIRPARAAELSEVGALTIDAYRADGYLGPDSTGYAESLADATSRMRAAELLVAVDGVGALVGTVTIALPGTEYAEISRDGELEFRMLAVAPSSRGHGIGERLTRAVIARARELGLPRVVLCSSRRMAVAHRLYERLGFVRLPDRDWSPGPGVDLIAFALEVVD; this comes from the coding sequence ATGACTAGCGGAAGTGAGTGCTCGGTGAGTCAAAGCGCGATCGAGATCAGGCCTGCCCGCGCAGCGGAGCTGTCGGAGGTCGGCGCGCTGACCATCGATGCCTACCGTGCCGACGGATACCTCGGACCCGACTCCACCGGGTACGCCGAGAGCCTCGCCGACGCCACCAGCCGGATGCGCGCCGCTGAGCTTCTGGTCGCGGTTGACGGCGTGGGTGCGTTAGTCGGCACCGTCACTATCGCCTTACCTGGTACCGAGTACGCCGAGATCTCCCGTGATGGCGAACTCGAGTTCCGCATGCTGGCCGTCGCCCCGAGTTCTCGTGGCCACGGAATCGGCGAACGCCTGACCCGCGCGGTAATCGCTCGGGCGCGTGAGCTCGGTTTGCCCAGGGTGGTCCTCTGCAGTTCACGGAGGATGGCGGTGGCCCACCGCCTCTACGAACGACTCGGCTTCGTCCGCCTCCCCGACCGCGACTGGAGCCCAGGCCCCGGCGTCGACCTGATCGCGTTCGCACTGGAGGTGGTCGACTGA
- the ilvD gene encoding dihydroxy-acid dehydratase, with protein sequence MPALRSRTTTHGRNAAGARALWRATGMTDSDFGKPIVAIANSYTQFVPGHVHLRDLGDIVADAIREAGGVAREFHTIAVDDGIAMGHSGMLYSLPSREIIADSVEYMVNAHQADALVCISNCDKITPGMLNAALRLNVPVVFVSGGPMEAGKAVVVGGVAQAPTDLITAISASASPEVDEAGLTEVERSACPTCGSCSGMFTANSMNCLTEALGLALPGNGSTLATHSARKDLFTRAGTTVVELCKRWYGEDDETALPRSIANRKAFENAMALDMAMGGSTNTVLHILAAAREGEIEFTLADIDAISRRVPCLSKVSPNSDYHMEDVHRAGGIPALLGELYRGGMLNTDVWSVHSPNLEQWLSEWDIRAAEPSERAVELFHAAPGGVRTTKAFSTSNRWSSLDTDAAGGCIRDVANAYTVDGGLAVLHGNLAEAGAVIKSAGIEEELFTFQGPARVVESQEQAVSVILGKQIQPGDVLVVRYEGPAGGPGMQEMLHPTAFLKGAGLGKKCALITDGRFSGGSSGLSIGHVSPEAAGGGTIALVEDGDQIRIDVHARTLELLVSPEILAERRAKMETSERPWQPVDRVRPITAALRAYARMATDASTGAVRDPSR encoded by the coding sequence GTGCCCGCGCTGCGCTCCCGCACCACGACCCACGGCCGCAACGCCGCCGGAGCCCGCGCGCTCTGGCGGGCCACCGGCATGACCGACAGCGACTTCGGCAAGCCCATCGTCGCCATCGCCAACTCCTACACCCAGTTCGTGCCGGGCCACGTGCACCTGCGCGACCTCGGCGACATCGTGGCCGACGCGATCCGCGAGGCGGGCGGCGTCGCCCGCGAGTTCCACACGATCGCGGTGGACGACGGCATCGCCATGGGCCACAGCGGGATGCTCTACTCCCTGCCCTCGCGCGAGATCATCGCCGACTCGGTGGAGTACATGGTCAACGCCCACCAAGCCGACGCGCTGGTGTGCATCTCCAACTGCGACAAGATCACCCCCGGCATGCTCAACGCCGCGCTGCGGCTCAACGTCCCGGTGGTGTTCGTCTCGGGTGGACCGATGGAGGCGGGCAAGGCCGTCGTAGTCGGCGGCGTCGCCCAGGCCCCGACCGACCTGATCACCGCCATCTCGGCGTCGGCCAGCCCCGAGGTCGACGAGGCCGGGCTGACCGAGGTCGAGCGCTCCGCGTGTCCGACCTGCGGTTCCTGCTCGGGCATGTTCACCGCGAACTCGATGAACTGCCTCACCGAGGCGCTGGGTCTCGCGCTGCCGGGCAACGGCTCCACCCTGGCCACCCACTCCGCCCGCAAGGACCTCTTCACCCGCGCGGGAACGACTGTCGTCGAGTTGTGCAAGCGCTGGTACGGGGAAGACGACGAGACGGCGCTGCCGCGCTCGATCGCCAACCGCAAGGCCTTCGAGAACGCGATGGCCCTCGACATGGCCATGGGCGGCTCGACCAACACGGTCCTGCACATCCTCGCCGCCGCCCGCGAAGGCGAGATCGAGTTCACCCTCGCCGACATCGACGCCATCTCGCGGCGCGTGCCATGTCTGTCGAAGGTCTCGCCGAACTCCGACTACCACATGGAAGACGTCCACCGCGCGGGCGGAATCCCCGCCCTCCTTGGCGAGCTCTACCGCGGTGGCATGCTCAACACCGACGTCTGGTCGGTCCACAGCCCCAACCTGGAACAGTGGCTGTCCGAATGGGACATCCGCGCCGCGGAACCGTCTGAGCGAGCGGTGGAACTATTCCACGCCGCCCCCGGCGGAGTCCGCACGACAAAGGCCTTCTCCACCTCGAACCGCTGGTCCTCTTTGGACACCGACGCCGCGGGCGGCTGCATCCGCGACGTCGCCAACGCCTACACCGTCGACGGCGGCCTGGCTGTTCTCCATGGCAACCTGGCCGAAGCAGGCGCGGTGATCAAGTCCGCGGGTATTGAGGAAGAGCTGTTCACCTTCCAGGGCCCCGCCCGGGTCGTGGAGAGCCAGGAACAGGCCGTCTCGGTCATCCTCGGCAAGCAGATCCAGCCGGGCGACGTCCTGGTCGTGCGCTACGAAGGTCCTGCGGGCGGCCCCGGAATGCAGGAAATGCTGCACCCGACGGCGTTCCTCAAGGGCGCTGGCCTCGGCAAGAAGTGCGCCCTCATCACCGACGGCCGCTTCTCCGGCGGCTCCAGCGGCCTCTCCATCGGCCACGTCTCCCCCGAAGCCGCGGGCGGCGGCACCATCGCCCTGGTCGAGGATGGCGACCAGATCCGCATCGACGTTCACGCACGGACCCTGGAACTCCTGGTCAGCCCAGAGATCTTGGCCGAACGACGCGCGAAGATGGAGACCAGCGAGCGCCCCTGGCAGCCGGTGGACCGAGTCCGCCCGATCACCGCCGCCCTCCGCGCCTACGCCCGCATGGCCACTGACGCGTCAACCGGAGCAGTCCGAGACCCCTCGCGGTAG
- a CDS encoding type II toxin-antitoxin system Phd/YefM family antitoxin produces the protein MGAEPVSQFNLDDAKANLSRIIERVEHGEEIAISRADTCGEGDPHARKPGRSTYGILKGRVTVADDWDSGEVNDAIADEFDGTT, from the coding sequence ATGGGTGCGGAGCCCGTTTCCCAGTTCAACCTCGACGATGCCAAGGCCAACCTGTCGCGCATCATCGAGCGAGTCGAGCACGGCGAAGAGATCGCCATCAGCCGTGCGGACACCTGTGGCGAAGGTGATCCCCATGCCCGGAAGCCGGGGCGTTCGACCTACGGGATCTTGAAAGGCCGTGTCACCGTCGCGGACGATTGGGACTCAGGGGAAGTCAACGACGCCATCGCCGATGAGTTCGACGGCACAACGTGA
- a CDS encoding sorbosone dehydrogenase family protein has product MSGRRALAATCVAAALLTSCATFEEQPPAASWQPQTPLTPQAAPEPDTGGGDSGGGAVDAPERDPGEPIPPPDGCTDFHPAVLATCLDTVVAVAALPGDGSNPTALVGERKTGRILLVRKGSAPTVVATVPVDATTDGGLTGLALSPTYAEDQLLFAYITTPTDNRLIRIAPNDTPKPVLTGIPRGATGNRGALANDHRGALLIATGNAGNTAAAADPASQAGKILRINSAGKPAEDNPTPSAVVVSGLTSPGGVCSSLDGSKTWVTDRTAAADVLYKVDFGKPLGAPAWSWPDKPGVSGCASPTRTLWVAMSKAGHLQNLAQAPDGTFTGKPQIVMGEAEGFGRVDGLDLMTEQLAIGGTVNKDGGKPVSSDDRAVVIVVEAAGGGSGID; this is encoded by the coding sequence ATGTCGGGTCGACGCGCGCTCGCCGCCACGTGTGTGGCGGCCGCCCTGCTGACCTCGTGCGCCACGTTCGAGGAGCAGCCGCCCGCGGCCAGCTGGCAGCCGCAGACCCCGCTCACCCCCCAGGCCGCGCCCGAACCCGACACGGGCGGTGGCGACAGCGGCGGCGGCGCGGTCGACGCGCCGGAGCGCGATCCGGGTGAGCCCATCCCGCCGCCGGACGGCTGCACCGACTTCCACCCTGCCGTGTTGGCCACCTGCCTGGACACCGTCGTCGCGGTGGCCGCGCTGCCCGGTGACGGCTCGAACCCGACGGCGCTGGTCGGCGAGCGCAAGACCGGTCGGATCCTGCTGGTCCGCAAGGGCAGCGCGCCGACCGTGGTGGCCACTGTCCCGGTCGACGCCACCACCGACGGCGGCCTGACCGGCCTGGCGCTGTCCCCGACGTACGCCGAGGACCAGCTCCTCTTCGCCTACATCACCACCCCGACCGACAACCGCCTGATCCGCATCGCCCCCAACGACACGCCGAAACCGGTGCTCACCGGCATCCCACGCGGCGCGACCGGCAACCGGGGCGCCCTGGCCAACGACCACCGCGGCGCCCTGCTCATCGCCACCGGCAACGCGGGCAACACCGCCGCCGCGGCCGACCCAGCGTCCCAGGCGGGCAAGATCCTGCGGATCAACTCAGCGGGCAAGCCCGCCGAGGACAACCCGACGCCGTCCGCCGTGGTCGTCAGCGGCCTGACCTCACCCGGCGGCGTGTGCAGCTCCCTTGACGGGTCGAAGACCTGGGTCACCGACCGCACCGCGGCCGCGGACGTGCTCTACAAAGTCGACTTCGGCAAGCCCCTGGGTGCCCCGGCCTGGTCATGGCCGGACAAGCCGGGCGTCTCGGGCTGCGCCTCCCCCACCCGGACGCTGTGGGTCGCCATGTCGAAGGCGGGCCACCTGCAGAACCTCGCCCAGGCCCCGGACGGCACGTTCACCGGCAAGCCGCAGATCGTCATGGGCGAGGCCGAGGGCTTCGGCCGGGTCGACGGGCTCGACCTGATGACCGAGCAGCTCGCGATCGGCGGCACGGTGAACAAGGACGGCGGCAAACCCGTCTCCTCCGACGACCGCGCCGTCGTGATCGTGGTCGAGGCCGCGGGCGGCGGCTCCGGAATCGATTAG
- a CDS encoding DoxX family protein: MSIDDGRSTGGNADSGYFTPSEQRYAGSGHDDATTTMTTEDDVAVREPHQWHFGADFGLLVLRVTLGALVLAHGLQKVFGIMQGPGIDGFARYLTSLGFEQATLLSWVTGVTELVAGGLLILGLFTPAAAAAVLGVIANAIWVQVDVKEFVGAVEKETLYAAAAFALLFAGAGKISLDRNTPWFRRAPAFGFLFFLLAAGLSVVTLVVLR; this comes from the coding sequence GTGAGTATCGATGACGGCCGCTCGACGGGCGGCAACGCGGACAGCGGATATTTCACGCCGTCCGAGCAGCGCTACGCCGGATCCGGCCACGACGACGCGACGACCACGATGACCACCGAGGACGACGTCGCCGTCCGCGAACCCCACCAATGGCACTTCGGCGCCGACTTCGGCCTGCTCGTCCTGCGCGTCACCCTCGGTGCGCTGGTGCTGGCCCACGGGCTGCAGAAGGTCTTCGGGATCATGCAGGGTCCGGGGATCGACGGCTTCGCCAGATACCTGACGAGCTTGGGCTTCGAGCAGGCGACTCTGCTGTCCTGGGTCACCGGGGTGACCGAGCTGGTCGCGGGTGGTCTGCTGATTCTTGGACTGTTCACTCCTGCTGCCGCGGCGGCGGTGTTGGGTGTGATCGCAAACGCGATCTGGGTTCAGGTTGATGTCAAGGAATTTGTTGGCGCGGTGGAGAAGGAGACGCTTTACGCGGCGGCGGCGTTCGCGCTGTTGTTCGCGGGGGCGGGGAAGATCTCGTTGGACCGGAACACGCCGTGGTTCCGGCGGGCGCCCGCGTTCGGGTTCCTCTTCTTCTTGCTGGCTGCTGGGCTTTCGGTGGTCACGCTGGTTGTTCTTCGTTAG
- the gatA gene encoding Asp-tRNA(Asn)/Glu-tRNA(Gln) amidotransferase subunit GatA, which produces MTDLIRLTAAELAAKIQAKDVSAVEVAQAHLDRIAAVDGAVNAFLHVDGERALNAARAVDEDIAAGNPAASPLAGVPLALKDVLTMRGAPTTCGSKMLEGWQPPYDATVTLKLLEAGVVILGKTNMDEFAMGSSTENSAYGVTRNPWDLDRIPGGSGGGSSAALASFEAPLAIGTDTGGSIRQPGSVTGTVGVKPTYGTVSRYGLVAFSSSLDQAGPCARTVLDAALLHEVIGGHDPLDSTSIDAPLPPVVAAAREGAKGDLSGVRVGVVTQFAGDGYQAGVLASFEAAVAQLKELGAEIVEVSCPSFDLALPAYYLIAPSECSSNLARFDAMRYGLRVGDDAARSAEEVMSLTREAGFGPEVKRRIMLGTYALSSGYYDAYYGSAQKVRTLITRDFDAAFGTVDVLVSPTTPTTAFRIGERANDPMAMYKADLCTIPSNLAGNAALSVPSGLSDEDGLPVGLQIMSPALHDHRGYKVAAAYEAARNAAQGGPLINRVPELEVAH; this is translated from the coding sequence ATGACCGACCTGATCCGCCTGACCGCGGCCGAGCTGGCCGCGAAGATCCAGGCCAAGGACGTCTCCGCCGTCGAGGTCGCCCAGGCCCACCTCGACCGCATCGCCGCCGTCGACGGCGCCGTCAACGCGTTCCTGCACGTCGACGGTGAGCGGGCGCTCAACGCCGCCAGGGCCGTCGACGAGGACATCGCGGCGGGCAATCCGGCCGCGTCGCCGCTGGCCGGGGTGCCGCTGGCACTCAAGGACGTCCTGACCATGCGGGGCGCGCCGACCACGTGCGGCTCGAAGATGCTCGAGGGCTGGCAGCCGCCGTACGACGCGACCGTCACGCTCAAGCTGCTCGAAGCGGGCGTGGTGATCCTCGGCAAGACCAACATGGACGAGTTCGCGATGGGCTCCTCCACCGAGAACTCCGCCTACGGCGTCACCCGCAACCCGTGGGACCTCGACCGCATCCCCGGCGGCTCCGGCGGCGGCTCGTCGGCCGCGCTGGCCTCCTTCGAGGCGCCCCTGGCGATCGGCACCGACACCGGCGGCTCGATCCGCCAGCCCGGCTCCGTGACCGGCACCGTGGGCGTCAAGCCCACCTACGGCACGGTCTCGCGATACGGCCTGGTCGCCTTCTCCTCCTCGCTCGACCAGGCGGGCCCCTGTGCCCGCACGGTCCTCGACGCGGCGCTGCTGCACGAGGTGATCGGCGGGCACGACCCGCTTGACTCCACCTCGATCGACGCGCCCCTGCCGCCCGTGGTCGCCGCGGCCCGCGAGGGCGCCAAGGGCGACCTGAGCGGTGTCCGGGTCGGCGTGGTCACCCAGTTCGCGGGCGACGGCTACCAGGCGGGCGTGCTGGCCTCCTTCGAGGCCGCGGTCGCCCAGCTCAAGGAACTCGGCGCCGAGATCGTCGAGGTGTCCTGCCCGAGTTTCGACCTGGCGCTGCCCGCCTACTACCTGATCGCGCCGAGCGAGTGCTCGTCGAACCTCGCCCGGTTCGACGCCATGCGCTACGGCCTGCGGGTGGGCGACGACGCCGCGCGCAGCGCCGAGGAGGTCATGTCGCTGACCCGCGAGGCGGGCTTCGGCCCCGAGGTGAAGCGCCGGATCATGCTCGGCACCTACGCGCTGTCGTCGGGCTACTACGACGCGTACTACGGCTCGGCGCAGAAGGTCCGGACGCTCATCACCCGCGACTTCGACGCCGCGTTCGGCACGGTCGACGTCCTGGTCTCGCCGACCACGCCGACCACGGCGTTCCGCATCGGCGAGCGGGCCAACGACCCGATGGCGATGTACAAGGCCGACCTGTGCACGATCCCGTCGAACCTGGCGGGCAACGCGGCCCTGAGTGTCCCGAGTGGACTGTCCGATGAGGATGGTCTGCCGGTGGGGCTGCAGATCATGTCCCCGGCACTGCATGACCACCGCGGCTACAAGGTGGCGGCCGCGTACGAGGCCGCCCGCAACGCCGCGCAGGGTGGTCCGCTGATCAACCGGGTTCCCGAGCTGGAGGTGGCGCACTGA
- a CDS encoding amino acid-binding protein, with product MSFLIRVQLPDSPGTLGAVATALGAIGADILSVDVVERLGGVAIDDLVVELPSGRLPDVLITAAESVEGVEVDAVRPYAGVLDTHRELELVEEVAAEPNGGLEIFTKGVPKIIRAGWALVVSSDAEGAHRVAASDAAPTVQTLDLPWMPLARATILDGDEAWVPETWRELGTELAATPLGKPDRVLLVGRPGGPMFRAAEVARLAHLAGIVAVVLPD from the coding sequence TTGTCCTTCCTGATCCGGGTCCAGCTCCCGGACAGCCCAGGCACCCTCGGCGCGGTAGCCACCGCGCTGGGCGCTATCGGGGCCGACATCCTCAGTGTGGACGTGGTGGAACGCCTCGGTGGTGTGGCCATCGACGACCTAGTGGTCGAACTGCCCAGTGGCCGCCTCCCCGACGTGCTCATCACCGCCGCGGAGTCGGTGGAGGGTGTCGAGGTCGACGCCGTCCGGCCGTACGCGGGCGTCCTCGACACCCACCGCGAGCTGGAACTGGTGGAGGAGGTCGCCGCCGAACCCAACGGCGGCCTGGAGATCTTCACCAAGGGCGTCCCCAAGATCATCCGGGCAGGCTGGGCCTTAGTGGTCTCCTCAGACGCCGAAGGCGCCCACCGGGTAGCGGCGAGCGACGCGGCTCCCACGGTGCAGACCCTCGACCTGCCCTGGATGCCCCTCGCCCGCGCCACCATCCTCGACGGCGACGAAGCCTGGGTCCCCGAGACCTGGCGTGAGCTGGGCACGGAACTGGCGGCGACCCCGCTGGGCAAACCCGACCGGGTATTACTGGTCGGCCGCCCCGGCGGCCCGATGTTCCGCGCGGCTGAGGTGGCCCGCCTGGCCCACCTGGCTGGGATCGTCGCGGTCGTTCTCCCCGACTAG